From Lycium ferocissimum isolate CSIRO_LF1 chromosome 12, AGI_CSIRO_Lferr_CH_V1, whole genome shotgun sequence, one genomic window encodes:
- the LOC132040764 gene encoding uncharacterized protein LOC132040764: MASLVPDVLIKLLQSMNSNVKVRGEYRSVLLQVISIVPALSGSELWPNHGFFIKVSDSSHSTYVTLSKEDNELILNNKLQLGQFFYVDKMEAGTPVPVLIGVRPIPGRHPFIGNPKDLMQMLEQSEIPDQENNAGLKLNELPEPKKENQKKKFVIKEEKAVVASRYMQGISNQNTKISGNDQGNGAKGIENESNGAAHRVVLLKGRQPEVKSQTRPTTPSRGRSDAFSPNSDVNVLNRRDLLTTPMSSTLKRTSSKQENIRENSPFSDTLIPWSSLPASLAKPGKGILRRKKLASLIAAEAQEEALTATNLLHCFSMFAELCSSASPESPHLNLAKFFALIQLMDQPNTKTNVQIPDNFASKLSLQDKEQVGKKTYSLNGKNTPKSLKPLTEVSVAEKIEWAKGDGSRSTRELREVLFNEIQSWFLKFLEEALDVGFRLDEQDQKKKARGVQQTDSNNQIALALSQLKHANDWLDKLKSKSTLNKDVAETVDRLKQKIYACLLLHVDSAASALGKPSS, translated from the exons ATGGCGTCTCTCGTACCAGACGTACTGATTAAGCTTCTACAAAGCATGAACTCCAACGTAAAAGTTCGCGGAGAATATAGATCCGTTCTTTTACAAGTAATCAGCATTGTCCCTGCCTTGAGTGGTTCAGAACTGTGGCCAAACCACGGCTTTTTTATTAAAGTCTCCGATTCTTCTCATTCGACTTATGTCACACTATCAAAAGAAGACAATGAGCTCATTTTGAACAACAAATTGCAACTTGGCCAGTTCTTCTATGTTGACAAAATGGAGGCTGGAACACCGGTCCCCGTTTTAATTGGGGTAAGGCCAATTCCCGGGCGACATCCATTTATTGGCAACCCGAAGGATTTGATGCAAATGTTGGAACAATCTGAGATTCCTGATCAGGAAAATAATGCTGGTCTAAAGTTGAACGAACTGCCTGAACCAAAAAAGGAGAACCAGAAGAAGAAATTTGTTATCAAAGAGGAGAAGGCGGTAGTTGCATCCAGGTACATGCAGGGTATATCAAACCAGAATACAAAGATTAGTGGAAATGATCAAGGTAATGGTGCAAAAGGCATTGAAAATGAGAGTAACGGAGCAGCTCACAGGGTTGTGCTTTTGAAAGGGAGACAACCAGAGGTTAAAAGTCAG ACACGGCCTACAACTCCTTCCCGTGGTCGTTCTGATGCATTTTCTCCAAACTCAGATGTCAATGTGCTTAATAGGAGAGATCTTTTGACAACTCCAATGTCTTCAACTCTAAAACGCACTAGCAGCAAACAAGAAAACATTAGAGAGAACAGTCCATTTTCTGACACACTCATACCATGGTCCTCGCTACCAGCCAGCCTCGCAAAGCCAGGGAAG GGGATCCTTAGAAGGAAAAAGTTAGCTTCTTTAATAGCAGCAGAAGCTCAAGAAGAAGCATTGACAGCAACCAATCTTCTTCATTGCTTCAG caTGTTTGCTGAACTATGCTCATCTGCATCACCAGAGAGTCCCCATCtcaatttggccaaattttttgCACTCATCCAGCTCATGGATCAACCGAATACTAAGACAAATGTACAAATACCGGATAACTTTGCCTCAAAATTATCTTTACAAGACAAGGAGCAAGTGGGCAAGAAGACATATTCCTTGAACGGTAAAAATACCCCCAAGTCCTTGAAGCCTTTAACTGAAGTTTCTGTGGCTGAAAAGATAGAATGGGCAAAAGGCGACGGTTCTAGAAGCACAAGGGAGTTAAGAGAGGTTCTGTTTAATGAAATACAATCCTGGTTTCTGAAATTCTTGGAGGAAGCACTTGATGTTGGATTCCGGTTGGACGAGCAGGATCAGAAAAAGAAAGCACGTGGTGTACAACAAACggattcaaacaaccaaattgcTCTCGCGTTGTCACAGCTTAAGCATGCGAATGACTGGTTGGACAAGCTTAAGAGTAAGTCAACCTTGAATAAAGATGTGGCAGAGACAGTCGATAGATTAAAGCAAAAAATCTATGCATGTTTACTGCTTCATGTGGATTCAGCTGCTTCAGCTCTTGGAAAACCAAGTTCCTAA
- the LOC132040158 gene encoding LOW QUALITY PROTEIN: COP1-interacting protein 7 (The sequence of the model RefSeq protein was modified relative to this genomic sequence to represent the inferred CDS: inserted 1 base in 1 codon): METSMLLDYAVFQLSPKRSRCELFVSSNGNTEKLASGLLKPFVTHLKVAEEQVALEVQCIKLEVKRRKNSETWFTKGTLERFVRFVSTPEVLELVNTLDAEMSQLEAARRIYSQGERHQFNSTGSGGSGVTVASDATKKELLRAIDVRLTAVRQDLCTASSRAAAAGFNLDTVSELQMFADQFGALRLNEACNKFIALSERRPDLINPWKGVQRDDQAVRCSYGSDMSIDEDPAISNPPPTLSHSTSRESYFIKQQQLPHHLDQYMPSTCHQLTSPLQPSRESSIKSEEKSKETDVIVEKEKEDDTSSKQAESAELSRHRRRLSVQDRISLFENKQKEESSGSAGKPVVGKPVELRRLSSDVSAPPVIEKAVLRRWSGASDMSIDLTGDKKDTESPQHTPSSTSASQSKSKDQKASGLTDTVSFGRPNLCSVPSMAGDSKLNEQTDNNLRVAYTNEKEEAASAKRLTDSCRNIEDSSKSTSNTTSGILGSDGWKDQASRKARSITLIRRAEEKSLKNQLEPGGQLLTSSGSKSDQIASTPNSNFKGSQGGDELGGSKGQLVRQAAGVKNHGAQQERESVQAKIWNQKGEVGSSDLSVSQLRDKASQRTTEDSVQLDSSSRVEVTESFSAKGIDNSPYLQSRWRSPGGTEEVEKDELAPHEKLAGASASKGEDFRHQVMKLKKQGGAAEQIRTAQDSRGQSNFGTSKVMPGKMFMEAQEGSKSFLTSPIGQVQRVRQSKGNQEMNDDLKMKANELERLFSEHKLRAPEDQSNSTRKSKASDVQGRQVAASSNRKPVVDNVVVQLSDNYMLNESVTNSDDIDRSAITPLTKEAVNQRDVLNMASSELSLSDGSRGRFYERYMQKRDAKLREEWNSKRAEKEAKLRAMENSLERSRAEMKAKFAGSADKDSAVSSSHMRADRLRSFNSRSILTRDQQQFVFEQSYDEEDMSDFXKQKKYAEDRSFDRISVGEDGSRNAQNKKLLPVKSCSSSTPRTSVVPAPRSGKKASSSTSGRRRFQSDNPLAQSVPNFSDIRKENTKSSSAVGKTARSQSRNYTRDKSSSEGVSLVKEDKSRRSQPLRKSSANVGEFREASPLSSDGVVAPLRFEQDEMEQILSDKFLKDSDGKTLSIKGKDPVFSTRGGLTKKGFSVVSKVEDNDNEYDDMVLEPEDTTDRVQEIEEEEFENMTAELRENFDNGEPRLSHDSEKMVTSGSGSESGDVLRSFSRVDSALAAVLPSEFLSGGIVPDSQGESHVSWNLHAHHPFSYTQEMSDIDASVDSPVGSPVSWNSQSLSQMESDAARIRKKWGMAQKPMFVANSAQSQSRKDTAGGFKRLLKFGKKNRGTDSLVDLISANASEGDDDTEDGRDPYNRSSEYLRKSRMGLSQGHPPDDSLYGDELFNERVQSLQTSIPAPPDNFKSREDYLSGSSIKAPKSFFSLSTFRSKGTESKPR; encoded by the exons ATGGAAACCAGTATGCTGCTTGATTATGCGGTTTTCCAGCTGTCACCTAAACGCTCTCG ATGTGAATTGTTTGTTTCGAGTAATGGAAACACGGAGAAACTGGCATCAGGATTATTGAAGCCGTTTGTGACCCATTTAAAGGTTGCAGAAGAACAAGTTGCATTGGAAGTTCAGTGTATCAAGCTTGAAGTTAAAAGGCGTAAAAATTCTGAAACATGGTTCACAAAGGGAACTCTAGAAAG GTTTGTGAGGTTTGTTAGCACACCAGAAGTTTTGGAGCTTGTCAATACCTTGGATGCAGAAATGTCTCAGCTTGAAGCCGCTCGAAGAATATATTCCCAG GGAGAAAGGCATCAGTTTAATAGCACAG GAAGTGGTGGATCTGGAGTTACAGTAGCATCTGATGCAACAAA GAAGGAGTTATTGCGAGCTATTGATGTGAGGCTTACTGCAGTAAGGCAGGACTTATGTACGGCTTCTTCTCGTGCAGCAGCAGCAGGTTTCAATCTAGACACAGTTTCAGAACTTCAAATGTTTGCAGACCAGTTTGGTGCCCTTCGATTGAA TGAAGCATGCAACAAATTTATAGCCTTGAGTGAGAGGCGGCCAGACTTGATCAATCCGTGGAAAGGGGTGCAAAGAGATGATCAAGCTGTTCGGTGCTCTTATGGATCAGACATGTCGATTGACGAGGACCCTGCTATTTCCAACCCGCCACCCACTTTGTCCCATTCTACCAGTCGAGAATCCTATTTTATCAAACAACAGCAACTTCCACACCACCTTGACCAATATATGCCCTCGACATGTCATCAACTGACATCCCCCTTGCAACCCAGCCGAGAATCAAGCATAAAATCAGAAGAGAAAAGTAAGGAAACGGATGTCATTgttgagaaagaaaaggaagacgACACTTCATCCAAGCAAGCCGAATCGGCCGAGCTTAGTAGACATAGAAGGCGGCTCAGCGTGCAGGACCGTATCAGCTTGTTTGAGAACAAGCAGAAGGAGGAAAGTTCTGGGAGCGCTGGCAAGCCAGTAGTTGGAAAACCTGTAGAGCTTCGGAGGTTGTCATCTGATGTCTCAGCTCCACCTGTCATTGAAAAAGCGGTGTTGAGAAGATGGAGTGGTGCCAGTGATATGAGCATTGATTTGACTGGTGACAAGAAGGACACTGAGAGCCCTCAACACACTCCATCTTCTACCTCTGCTTCTCAGTCCAAGTCAAAGGACCAAAAGGCATCAGGCTTGACTGATACAGTAAGTTTTGGCAGGCCAAATTTATGTAGTGTTCCATCTATGGCTGGTGACAGCAAATTAAATGAACAGACAGACAATAATTTGAGGGTTGCGTACACAAATGAAAAGGAAGAGGCGGCTAGTGCAAAGCGATTAACTGATTCTTGTAGGAACATTGAAGATTCTTCTAAGTCTACATCAAATACTACTTCAGGTATCCTTGGTAGTGATGGATGGAAAGATCAAGCTAGTCGAAAGGCTAGGTCAATCACACTTATTAGAAGGGCTGAGGAAAAGAGTCTGAAAAATCAACTGGAACCTGGAGGACAGTTGCTCACATCTTCTGGTAGTAAGAGCGATCAAATTGCTTCGACTCCCAACTCAAACTTCAAGGGTTCCCAAGGAGGTGATGAGCTTGGCGGGAGCAAAGGCCAATTGGTTCGTCAGGCTGCTGGCGTGAAGAATCATGGTGCTCAGCAAGAGCGTGAATCTGTGCAGGCCAAGATTTGGAATCAGAAGGGGGAAGTTGGATCAAGTGATCTTTCAGTTTCACAATTACGAGATAAGGCCTCGCAAAGGACTACAGAGGACTCTGTGCAGTTGGATAGTAGTTCTAGAGTAGAAGTCACAGAATCTTTTTCTGCTAAAGGCATTGATAATTCTCCTTATCTGCAATCAAGATGGCGATCCCCTGGCGGCACTGAGGAAGTTGAAAAGGATGAGTTGGCCCCACATGAGAAATTAGCTGGTGCTTCTGCATCAAAGGGAGAGGATTTCAGACACCAAGTAATGAAGCTTAAAAAACAAGGTGGTGCTGCTGAACAGATCAGGACGGCACAAGATAGCAGGGGTCAAAGCAATTTTGGAACTAGCAAAGTGATGCCCGGTAAAATGTTTATGGAGGCTCAGGAGGGATCCAAGTCATTTTTGACATCCCCTATAGGGCAAGTTCAGAGGGTAAGGCAGTCAAAAGGAAACCAGGAAATGAATGATGACTTGAAAATGAAAGCTAATGAGCTTGAAAGGCTTTTTTCTGAACACAAATTACGTGCTCCTGAAGACCAATCTAATTCTACCAGGAAAAGTAAGGCCAGCGACGTACAAGGCCGGCAAGTTGCAGCATCTTCCAACAGGAAGCCTGTTGTAGATAATGTTGTTGTTCAATTATCTGACAATTACATGTTGAATGAATCTGTCACAAATTCCGATGATATAGACAGATCCGCTATTACTCCCCTGACTAAAGAGGCTGTCAATCAGAGAGATGTTTTAAATATGGCTTCCTCTGAGCTAAGTCTTTCAGATGGCTCTCGAGGAAGGTTCTATGAGAGATACATGCAGAAAAGGGATGCAAAACTTAGGGAAGAATGGAATTCTAAGAGAGCAGAGAAGGAAGCCAAACTGAGGGCTATGGAGAATAGCCTTGAGAGGAGTAGAGCTGAGATGAAGGCCAAGTTTGCAGGATCTGCTGACAAGGACAGTGCTGTTTCTAGTTCCCATATGCGTGCTGACAGACTCAGATCATTTAATTCTAGGTCAATTTTGACGAGAGACCAG CAACAATTTGTTTTTGAGCAAAGTTATGACGAAGAAGATATGTCTGATT AAAAGCAGAAAAAATATGCTGAAGACAGGTCTTTTGATAGAATATCTGTTGGGGAAGATGGTTCTAGAAACGCTCAGAACAAGAAACTATTACCTGTCAAAAGTTGTTCTTCATCCACACCTCGCACCTCAGTAGTACCTGCTCCAAGGTCTGGCAAGAAAGCTTCTAGTAGTACTTCAGGTAGACGAAGATTTCAATCTGACAATCCTCTTGCTCAGTCTGTTCCAAACTTCTCTGACATCAGAAAGGAAAACACCAAGTCTTCTTCTGCAGTTGGTAAAACAGCTCGTTCACAATCTAGAAATTATACCCGTGACAAAAGCTCCAGTGAAGGGGTATCTCTTGTCAAGGAGGACAAATCACGGCGATCACAACCCTTGAGGAAAAGCTCTGCCAATGTGGGAGAATTTAGGGAAGCATCTCCTTTGAGTTCAGATGGTGTTGTGGCACCTCTCAGGTTTGAACAGGATGAGATGGAGCAAATTCTCAGTGATAAATTTCTAAAAGATTCAGATGGGAAGACTTTGTCAATAAAGGGTAAGGACCCTGTCTTCAGCACTAGAGGTGGTCTGACTAAGAAAGGGTTTTCTGTCGTATCTAAGGTTGAGGACAATGATAACGAATATGATGACATGGTCCTTGAGCCTGAAGACACAACAGATAGGGTCCAGGAAATAGAAGAGGAAGAATTTGAGAACATGACAGCTGAACTTCGGGAGAACTTTGATAATGGGGAGCCAAGACTGAGCCATGATTCAGAGAAGATGGTGACTTCTGGCTCTGGATCAGAAAGTGGTGATGTTTTGAGATCATTTTCTCGGGTGGACTCTGCTCTGGCAGCTGTTTTGCCTTCTGAGTTTCTTTCTGGTGGAATTGTACCAGATTCACAGGGAGAAAGTCATGTCTCATGGAATTTACATGCTCACCACCCTTTTTCTTATACTCAGGAGATGTCTGATATTGATGCATCTGTGGACTCGCCTGTGGGAAGTCCTGTGTCCTGGAATTCACAGTCTCTAAGTCAGATGGAGAGTGATGCAGCTAGAATTAGGAAGAAATGGGGAATGGCTCAGAAACCTATGTTTGTTGCAAATTCTGCTCAAAGTCAATCACGCAAGGATACTGCTGGAGGATTTAAACGGTTATTGAAATTTGGGAAGAAAAATCGTGGCACAGATAGTTTAGTTGACCTGATTTCTGCAAATGCCTCTGAAGGAGATGATGACACAGAAGACGGACGTGATCCTTATAATCGATCTTCAGAATATCTTAGAAAGTCAAGAATGGGCCTCTCACAAGGGCATCCACCCGATGATAGCTTGTATGGGGATGAGCTTTTCAATGAACGAG TTCAATCCTTGCAAACTTCTATTCCGGCACCTCCAGATAATTTCAAATCGAGGGAGGATTATTTATCAGGGAGCTCAATTAAAG ctccaaaatcatttttttccttatcgACATTCAGAAGCAAAGGAACTGAATCAAAACCAAGATAG